The Lysinibacter cavernae genome has a window encoding:
- a CDS encoding dihydrodipicolinate synthase family protein → MTETKKPWHGVQVATALPFNDDLTVDYDGYAEHVKFLADNGCHGVAPNGSLGEYQTLSDEERARVITTAVEAAPEGFGVMAGVGAYGALQTAHWTEQAAEAGAKSVMLLPPNTYRANEEEVVNHYREAAKVGLPIVAYNNPIDTKVDLTPSIIARMFHEGLIVGVKEFTGDPRRAYEIKELAPGMDLLIGTDDTVLEMGIAGAVGWVAGYPNAIPQSTVELYTLATSNDPESWAKAREIYRDLHSLLRWDTKTEFVQAIKLSMDIVGRKGGASRPPRGVLSDEMFAGITRDTEAALAKGYK, encoded by the coding sequence ATGACCGAGACGAAGAAGCCCTGGCACGGCGTTCAGGTAGCGACGGCGCTTCCGTTCAACGATGACCTGACGGTCGATTACGACGGCTATGCCGAGCACGTGAAGTTCCTGGCCGACAACGGCTGCCACGGTGTTGCGCCAAACGGTTCACTTGGCGAGTACCAGACACTGAGCGACGAAGAGCGCGCCCGCGTGATCACGACGGCGGTTGAGGCTGCGCCGGAAGGCTTCGGTGTTATGGCCGGAGTTGGCGCATACGGTGCGCTGCAGACCGCCCACTGGACCGAGCAGGCAGCGGAAGCCGGCGCAAAGTCGGTCATGCTCCTCCCGCCAAACACCTACCGCGCCAACGAGGAAGAGGTCGTGAACCACTACCGCGAGGCAGCCAAGGTTGGCCTGCCGATCGTTGCGTACAACAACCCGATCGACACGAAGGTTGACCTCACCCCATCGATCATCGCGCGGATGTTCCACGAGGGCCTCATCGTTGGTGTGAAGGAATTCACGGGAGACCCCCGTCGTGCATACGAGATCAAGGAACTTGCTCCCGGCATGGACCTGCTCATCGGCACCGACGACACCGTTCTTGAGATGGGAATCGCTGGAGCAGTTGGCTGGGTTGCCGGCTACCCCAACGCCATCCCGCAGAGCACGGTTGAGCTCTACACGCTCGCAACCTCGAACGACCCAGAGAGCTGGGCAAAGGCTCGCGAGATTTACCGCGACCTGCACTCGCTGCTCCGCTGGGACACCAAAACCGAGTTTGTCCAGGCAATCAAGCTGTCGATGGATATCGTTGGACGCAAGGGTGGCGCAAGCCGTCCTCCTCGTGGAGTGCTCTCCGACGAGATGTTTGCCGGAATCACCCGCGACACCGAGGCTGCACTGGCTAAGGGCTACAAATAA
- a CDS encoding IclR family transcriptional regulator, with product MAQPIQGAQVVSRVSDILRTVSERAPHGISTADVVAQTTLTRPTAHRLLTSLAAEGFIDHDARKSLWYLGPELYLIGSLAAERYDISALAQESLRTLARETGESAFLSARRGDETVCLFREEGSFPIRSFVLTEGIRFPLGVASAGLVLLAHLPSDEAEDYLGRAHLSGRWGAQHSAVPLRERIAETRQTGYAVNPGLLVEGSWGMGAVVFDRADRPAWALSLTGIESRFRPERQPELGRLLLEQAHLITKKIRNEG from the coding sequence ATGGCCCAGCCAATTCAGGGTGCCCAGGTGGTGAGCCGGGTCAGTGACATCCTGCGGACGGTGAGCGAGCGAGCCCCGCACGGCATCAGCACTGCCGATGTTGTTGCCCAGACAACGCTCACAAGGCCAACCGCGCACCGGCTGCTCACCTCGCTCGCCGCTGAGGGATTTATCGACCACGATGCACGGAAGTCGCTGTGGTATCTCGGCCCAGAGCTGTATCTCATCGGCTCGCTTGCCGCTGAACGCTACGATATCTCGGCCCTCGCGCAAGAAAGCCTCAGGACCCTCGCGCGCGAAACGGGTGAGAGCGCGTTTCTTTCGGCGAGACGTGGCGACGAGACGGTGTGTCTCTTCCGCGAAGAAGGAAGCTTCCCAATTCGGTCATTTGTGCTCACCGAGGGCATTCGGTTTCCCCTTGGAGTCGCCTCCGCCGGCCTTGTCCTTCTTGCCCACCTGCCGAGTGACGAAGCAGAGGACTACCTCGGTCGAGCCCACCTCTCCGGCCGTTGGGGCGCGCAACACTCCGCCGTTCCCCTCCGGGAACGGATAGCCGAGACCCGGCAGACGGGTTACGCCGTGAATCCTGGCCTGCTTGTTGAGGGGAGCTGGGGGATGGGTGCCGTTGTCTTTGACCGGGCCGATCGCCCTGCCTGGGCGCTCAGCCTTACCGGTATCGAGTCGAGATTTCGGCCGGAGCGGCAGCCAGAACTGGGTCGTCTTCTGCTGGAACAGGCCCACCTCATTACGAAAAAGATTCGAAACGAGGGATAG
- a CDS encoding LysR family transcriptional regulator, translated as MNIELKQLRALVAVADTESFTDAALELDTSQATVSRLVAALEASLGTRLIRRTTREVTPTATGTRALLLARRILAEVEDLESLGAAGNDHLRVGFAWSAIGKHTVAFQKNWAAAHPATELTLFSTNTPTSGLAEGKCDIAVVRQAVDERKFATAVVGVELRYCVMAADDEWARRRSIRLAEIAERVIAADRRTGTTTAALWPEDAQPQGIRYTANVDDWLALIASGAAVGITSEATMHQYRRPGIVYRLVKDAPPIAVSVAWWKDDPHPMHRAVTNLLTALYRS; from the coding sequence ATGAATATCGAGCTCAAACAGTTGCGCGCCCTCGTAGCGGTCGCCGACACAGAAAGCTTCACCGACGCCGCGCTCGAACTTGACACCTCGCAGGCAACCGTTTCTCGACTCGTTGCCGCCCTCGAGGCCAGCCTCGGCACCCGACTAATCAGGCGCACGACCCGCGAAGTGACGCCAACCGCGACGGGCACGCGGGCGCTGCTCCTCGCGCGTCGGATCCTCGCCGAAGTTGAAGATCTTGAATCCCTCGGGGCGGCAGGCAACGATCATCTTCGCGTCGGATTCGCCTGGTCGGCAATCGGCAAGCACACGGTTGCGTTTCAAAAGAACTGGGCAGCCGCCCATCCGGCAACCGAGCTCACCCTCTTCAGCACGAACACCCCAACCTCCGGCCTCGCAGAAGGCAAATGTGACATCGCCGTTGTGCGACAGGCGGTTGACGAGCGCAAGTTTGCAACCGCCGTCGTTGGGGTCGAGCTGCGTTACTGCGTCATGGCTGCCGATGACGAGTGGGCACGGCGCCGCTCAATCAGGCTCGCCGAGATCGCCGAGCGAGTCATCGCGGCCGACCGAAGGACGGGAACAACCACTGCGGCGCTCTGGCCAGAAGACGCCCAGCCACAGGGCATCCGATACACGGCCAATGTCGACGACTGGCTCGCGCTCATCGCTTCCGGGGCGGCTGTTGGCATCACCTCCGAGGCGACGATGCATCAGTATCGGCGGCCAGGCATCGTCTACCGCCTTGTCAAGGATGCGCCACCAATCGCCGTCTCCGTAGCCTGGTGGAAAGACGACCCGCACCCGATGCACCGCGCGGTTACAAACCTGCTCACTGCCCTCTACCGCTCGTAG
- a CDS encoding EamA family transporter: protein MSAAENIINPATGVDAAAFVAGDLDHAAQTRAAEAARYASPKEQVIGVATMIGTASSNQVGAAIGAMAFPFIGPFGVVAVRQFTAAIVLMSVARPKLRTFTWSQWWPVLLLAVVLGTMNLTLYVAIDRLGLGMAVTLEFLGPLGVALFAGRSRLTLLCGAIAATGVVVLTAPGPTTDVIGLSVGLVSALCWASYILLNRVIGRRMPGVQGAAAASLVSSIFFIPVFIIVMLHAPFTIAALGLAVVAGIMCSAIPFAADLITLRRVPTHVFGIFMSINPFLAAVSGAVLLHQMLGLHEWIGMGLIIVANIMAVLLSRRSAALSARGGASGPRRSILPFSGKGTVSARAVSIRPKP, encoded by the coding sequence ATGAGCGCAGCAGAGAACATCATCAACCCGGCAACGGGTGTCGATGCTGCCGCATTCGTTGCCGGAGATCTCGACCATGCTGCGCAGACCAGAGCCGCCGAAGCCGCCAGGTATGCGTCGCCGAAAGAGCAGGTCATCGGCGTCGCGACGATGATCGGAACGGCATCCTCGAATCAGGTTGGCGCTGCAATTGGTGCCATGGCCTTCCCCTTTATCGGCCCGTTCGGTGTTGTCGCCGTCCGCCAATTCACCGCGGCCATTGTGCTCATGTCGGTCGCCCGCCCCAAACTGCGCACGTTTACCTGGTCACAGTGGTGGCCGGTGCTGTTGCTCGCCGTTGTGCTTGGCACCATGAACCTCACGCTCTACGTCGCGATTGACCGACTCGGGCTTGGCATGGCGGTCACTCTCGAGTTCCTTGGGCCACTCGGGGTGGCGCTCTTCGCAGGGCGAAGCAGACTCACGCTCTTGTGTGGCGCGATTGCCGCGACCGGCGTGGTTGTGCTGACCGCTCCCGGCCCCACAACCGATGTGATTGGTCTCTCGGTTGGGCTCGTCTCAGCCCTCTGCTGGGCCTCCTACATTCTGCTCAACCGCGTGATCGGGAGAAGGATGCCAGGGGTGCAAGGCGCGGCAGCCGCATCCCTCGTCTCCTCAATCTTCTTCATTCCGGTGTTTATCATCGTGATGCTGCATGCCCCGTTCACGATAGCGGCGCTCGGGCTTGCCGTTGTGGCCGGCATCATGTGTTCTGCAATTCCTTTCGCGGCGGATCTCATAACGCTGAGACGCGTCCCAACCCATGTGTTTGGCATATTCATGAGCATCAACCCCTTCCTCGCAGCGGTGTCAGGCGCCGTTCTGCTGCACCAGATGCTTGGGCTGCATGAGTGGATTGGCATGGGGCTCATCATCGTTGCCAACATAATGGCGGTGCTGCTGTCGCGTCGCTCCGCCGCGCTGAGTGCCCGTGGCGGGGCTAGCGGTCCTCGCCGATCAATCCTGCCGTTCAGCGGCAAAGGCACGGTGTCAGCCCGTGCCGTATCCATCCGTCCCAAGCCCTGA
- a CDS encoding ornithine cyclodeaminase family protein: protein MTLAYIDAKQLREIATPQVAVAALEAALRSEIDPERDSPRLFSPAPAGEFLLMPTAGTTYSGVKVVTIAPENPAKGHPKIQGTYLLFDSATLAPIALMDGAELTLIRTPATSVLAIKHMLAADPRGARTSSGTVIVFGAGPQAWNHIETLAAIAPPTEVLIVGRRAERVNEVVGQCTAAGISARAATADEVSKADVVICVTSSSVPVFDGALVADHAVVAAVGSHGLDARELEADLVRRADVVVESRAGAMREGGDLIPARSPEEWAEHQLTNLAELVAGGLVRRAGHPAVYSGVGMAWQDIVTAAAVYEQTR from the coding sequence ATGACGCTGGCCTACATCGACGCGAAGCAGCTTCGCGAGATTGCCACTCCCCAGGTCGCCGTTGCAGCCCTTGAGGCAGCGCTGCGCAGCGAAATTGATCCGGAACGCGACAGCCCCAGACTGTTTAGCCCAGCTCCAGCCGGTGAGTTTTTGCTCATGCCGACAGCGGGCACTACCTACTCTGGTGTGAAGGTTGTCACGATCGCCCCGGAGAACCCTGCAAAGGGGCATCCGAAAATTCAGGGAACCTACCTTCTCTTTGATTCGGCGACCCTTGCGCCGATTGCGCTCATGGATGGCGCAGAGCTGACGCTGATTCGCACTCCAGCGACATCAGTCCTCGCGATCAAGCACATGCTTGCCGCTGATCCGCGCGGGGCACGCACCTCAAGCGGAACCGTTATTGTGTTCGGTGCAGGCCCCCAGGCGTGGAACCACATTGAGACGCTCGCCGCTATTGCGCCACCGACAGAGGTGCTGATTGTTGGCCGACGTGCGGAGCGAGTGAACGAAGTTGTTGGGCAGTGCACCGCGGCGGGCATCTCCGCCAGGGCCGCCACAGCAGACGAGGTGTCGAAGGCCGACGTCGTCATTTGTGTGACGTCATCGTCGGTGCCGGTATTTGATGGTGCCCTCGTTGCCGATCATGCTGTGGTTGCTGCGGTCGGATCCCACGGCCTTGACGCCCGCGAGCTTGAGGCTGACTTGGTTCGTCGGGCGGATGTTGTGGTTGAGAGCCGGGCCGGCGCGATGCGCGAGGGTGGTGACCTCATCCCTGCTCGTTCGCCGGAGGAATGGGCAGAGCACCAGCTGACAAACCTTGCCGAGCTTGTTGCCGGAGGACTCGTTCGCAGAGCGGGCCACCCCGCCGTGTACTCGGGTGTTGGCATGGCCTGGCAGGACATCGTGACGGCCGCGGCCGTGTACGAACAAACTCGCTAG
- a CDS encoding 3-oxoacid CoA-transferase subunit B — MTWTRDEVAALAAAELNDGDYVNLGIGIPTLVANHIPEGVRVTLQSENGLLGMGEFPFDGDEDADLINAGKQTVTLNGGGSYFDSATSFGMIRGGHVRTAILGALQVSSNGDLANWMVPGKLVKGMGGAMDLVAGTPHVIVVTEHVAKDGSPKVVAECSLPLTGSKVVHKIITDRAVFDVTPDGLVVAALSPGTTIELLTRITGAPFTVERQLAASLSQGAPQ; from the coding sequence ATGACCTGGACACGCGACGAAGTTGCGGCGCTCGCCGCGGCAGAACTCAACGATGGGGACTACGTCAATCTGGGCATCGGCATCCCGACCCTCGTGGCGAACCACATCCCAGAGGGGGTTCGGGTGACACTTCAGAGCGAAAATGGACTCCTCGGCATGGGAGAATTTCCCTTCGACGGAGACGAGGATGCCGATCTCATCAACGCCGGAAAACAAACGGTGACCCTCAACGGGGGCGGCAGTTATTTTGACTCCGCAACCTCGTTTGGGATGATTCGCGGTGGCCATGTGCGCACGGCCATCCTCGGGGCGCTCCAGGTCTCTAGCAATGGCGATCTCGCAAACTGGATGGTACCGGGAAAACTCGTCAAGGGCATGGGCGGCGCCATGGACCTTGTTGCTGGTACGCCGCACGTGATCGTCGTGACCGAACACGTGGCAAAAGACGGTTCTCCCAAAGTCGTGGCGGAGTGCAGTCTTCCCCTCACCGGCTCGAAGGTTGTCCACAAGATCATCACCGATCGGGCCGTTTTTGATGTCACACCCGACGGACTCGTTGTCGCCGCGCTCTCGCCCGGCACTACCATCGAGCTACTCACCAGAATCACGGGGGCACCATTCACCGTCGAACGGCAACTTGCTGCCTCCCTCAGCCAAGGAGCACCACAATGA
- a CDS encoding MMPL family transporter — protein MATLLFRLGSFAARRAWAVIVAWIVILGLSVGAYFALAGGLSNSFDIPGTASGEVTDQLAQKLPTTAGGTGTVVYQTDDGSAFTATQREQISAAATSAEDLDGVAAVVDPFATQQQQIDGAAQLADGQAQLDDGRTQIEDGQAQLDAGAAQLEAAQEQLTSARGQAEAAGADAAQLAPIDAQQEQLDIQVAALQEQQDTIDTSLAELEANEDQLALGSQLLSLSDGISVVSADGSTAVVNVSFIDPRLELSEEVKQDTISHFQDVSVAGTTVSFGTDIAQGVPEIFGVGEAIGLVFAAVVLIVMLGSLVAASLPIVTAIVGVGVGVTASLAFSGIVDMASVTPVLGVMLGLAVGIDYSLFIVNRHRKQLLAGVPVRESIGLATGTSGTAVVFAGSTVVVALLALNITGVPFLGLMGTVGAVCVAVAVLVAITLAPAILGLVGERLLRRNTRATIGSADAAASPSRRAAKPVTVMSNTRAVVTVVVSVLALLVVAIPSLSMRLGLPDGSSEPEGSTSAQAFQTVNEQFGEGANGPLLVTATLPNAIDADDLLGVQVEVAQSIADLDDVAAIAPIAASDDNTLLAFQVLPQEGPNSSSTEQLVQDIRSLPKVDGNITLGVAGQAAINIDISEALSAVLPLYLVVVVGLSLLIMIVVFRSLLVPIIATGGFVLSLFATYGLIVAVFQMGWGAELIGLHSTGPILSFLPIILVGILFGLAMDYQLFLASGMREAFVHGSPAKLAVAQGFRAGRSVVIAAALIMVSVFGGFIFSESTIIRSIGFGLAFGVLLDAFVVRMLLMPALMHLLGRSAWWLPRWLDRILPNVDMEGAALERDHPGARVAEAEPAEPDAVKDDVPAPV, from the coding sequence ATGGCCACACTGCTCTTCCGCCTGGGTTCGTTTGCTGCGCGTCGCGCGTGGGCAGTGATTGTGGCCTGGATCGTCATCCTCGGCCTCTCCGTCGGGGCCTACTTCGCGTTGGCCGGCGGGCTGTCAAATAGCTTCGACATCCCAGGCACGGCATCAGGTGAAGTCACCGACCAGTTAGCACAGAAACTCCCAACCACCGCGGGAGGCACGGGAACCGTCGTGTACCAAACCGATGACGGCTCGGCATTCACCGCCACACAGCGCGAGCAGATCTCTGCCGCAGCGACCAGCGCAGAAGACCTCGACGGCGTTGCCGCTGTTGTGGACCCGTTTGCCACCCAGCAGCAACAAATCGACGGGGCAGCGCAACTCGCTGACGGCCAGGCGCAGCTGGATGATGGCCGCACCCAGATCGAAGACGGTCAGGCTCAGCTCGATGCCGGGGCAGCGCAGCTCGAGGCCGCCCAAGAACAGCTCACAAGCGCACGGGGCCAAGCGGAAGCCGCCGGTGCGGACGCCGCCCAGCTCGCCCCAATTGACGCCCAACAAGAGCAACTTGATATACAGGTTGCCGCGTTGCAGGAACAGCAAGACACCATCGATACCTCACTCGCCGAGCTCGAAGCAAACGAGGATCAGCTCGCGCTCGGCTCACAGCTGCTGAGCCTGTCAGACGGCATCAGCGTTGTTTCGGCAGACGGTTCAACGGCCGTTGTCAACGTATCGTTTATCGACCCCCGCCTTGAGCTCTCCGAAGAGGTCAAGCAGGACACCATCTCGCATTTTCAGGATGTCTCAGTTGCTGGAACCACCGTCAGCTTTGGCACAGATATTGCCCAGGGTGTTCCTGAGATCTTCGGCGTCGGCGAAGCCATTGGGCTCGTGTTTGCAGCCGTCGTCCTCATCGTGATGCTTGGTTCCCTCGTCGCGGCATCACTGCCAATCGTGACCGCGATCGTCGGGGTCGGCGTTGGGGTCACGGCATCCCTTGCGTTCTCGGGAATCGTTGATATGGCATCCGTCACCCCGGTGCTCGGCGTCATGCTCGGGCTTGCCGTGGGAATCGACTACTCACTGTTTATCGTGAATCGCCATCGCAAACAATTGCTCGCCGGTGTGCCCGTTCGCGAGTCCATTGGTCTGGCGACGGGAACGTCAGGCACAGCCGTCGTGTTTGCCGGGTCAACCGTTGTGGTTGCCCTGCTTGCGCTGAACATCACTGGCGTCCCGTTCCTCGGCCTCATGGGCACCGTCGGCGCGGTCTGCGTTGCGGTCGCCGTGCTGGTAGCGATCACGCTCGCCCCCGCGATCCTCGGGCTTGTTGGCGAACGACTCCTTCGTCGAAACACTCGTGCGACCATCGGATCCGCAGACGCGGCAGCATCGCCGTCACGACGGGCGGCAAAACCTGTCACCGTCATGTCAAACACCCGCGCGGTTGTCACCGTGGTCGTTTCGGTCCTCGCGCTGCTCGTCGTCGCGATTCCGTCCCTATCGATGAGGCTCGGGCTCCCCGACGGTTCGAGTGAACCTGAGGGATCAACCAGCGCCCAAGCGTTCCAGACCGTGAACGAACAGTTTGGTGAAGGCGCCAACGGCCCGTTACTTGTGACCGCAACGCTGCCAAACGCAATCGATGCAGACGACCTGCTCGGCGTACAGGTTGAGGTGGCCCAGTCGATCGCCGACCTGGATGATGTGGCGGCAATTGCCCCCATCGCCGCTTCCGACGACAACACGCTGCTTGCGTTCCAAGTGCTGCCTCAGGAAGGCCCTAATAGCTCGTCAACCGAGCAGTTGGTTCAGGACATCCGCTCCCTCCCAAAGGTTGACGGCAACATCACCCTCGGGGTGGCAGGCCAAGCCGCCATCAACATCGACATCTCCGAGGCGCTGAGCGCAGTACTGCCGCTCTACCTCGTCGTCGTTGTCGGGCTGTCGCTGCTCATCATGATCGTGGTGTTCCGTTCGCTGCTGGTTCCGATCATCGCAACGGGAGGTTTTGTCCTCTCGCTCTTCGCGACCTACGGGCTCATCGTTGCGGTGTTCCAGATGGGCTGGGGTGCTGAACTCATCGGCCTGCACAGCACGGGGCCCATCCTGAGCTTCCTGCCAATCATCCTTGTTGGCATCCTGTTTGGGCTCGCAATGGATTACCAGCTCTTCCTCGCCTCAGGGATGCGGGAAGCCTTTGTCCACGGCTCACCGGCAAAGCTCGCGGTAGCTCAGGGGTTCCGAGCGGGTCGCTCCGTGGTGATCGCTGCAGCCCTCATCATGGTGTCGGTGTTTGGCGGCTTCATCTTCTCGGAGTCGACAATTATTCGGTCAATCGGGTTTGGGCTGGCGTTCGGAGTGCTCCTTGACGCGTTTGTTGTGCGCATGTTGCTCATGCCTGCGCTCATGCACCTGCTCGGACGTTCCGCCTGGTGGCTTCCTCGCTGGCTCGACCGGATCCTGCCAAACGTCGATATGGAGGGCGCCGCGCTCGAACGCGATCACCCCGGCGCACGAGTAGCCGAGGCAGAGCCGGCCGAACCCGATGCGGTCAAGGATGACGTGCCTGCACCCGTGTGA
- a CDS encoding acetyl-CoA C-acyltransferase, producing the protein MSVIIAGYARTPFAKFNGAFRDIPATVLGAHATKAALARAGVGPADVNALIAGQVLQGGAGQNPARQTAIGAGIPLNVPALTLNAVCLSGTEAVTAGYRLIAGGEADVVVAVGQESMSLAPHAWSGSRAGKAYGSAEFIDTLEHDGLTDAFEKRSMGVSTEAGNTSLGITRAQQDTVAAASHARVAASLEFLAKEIEPFTVTSRRGDTRVSADDGLRASTTVESLSTLRPAFGADGTITAGNSSQITDGAAAIVLVSAAYAERNGIVGLARILAHSLVAGPDVSLHAQPANAISAALARTPYGSGDLAAVEINEAFASVSVHSTALLGIDPAIVNANGGAIALGHPIGASGARIVGHLARRLTDLGHGSLGAVGICGGGGQGSAIVLEAR; encoded by the coding sequence ATGAGCGTCATCATCGCAGGTTACGCGCGCACACCCTTCGCGAAGTTCAACGGCGCATTTCGCGATATTCCTGCGACCGTACTCGGGGCACACGCGACGAAGGCCGCCCTTGCTCGGGCCGGCGTGGGACCTGCCGATGTCAACGCGCTCATCGCCGGCCAGGTATTGCAGGGCGGAGCAGGACAGAACCCTGCAAGACAGACCGCGATTGGCGCTGGTATCCCCCTCAATGTGCCAGCGCTCACGCTCAACGCCGTATGCCTGTCTGGCACCGAGGCGGTTACCGCGGGCTACCGCCTGATTGCTGGGGGCGAGGCCGATGTTGTGGTCGCGGTCGGCCAAGAGTCGATGTCACTCGCGCCGCACGCGTGGTCAGGCTCGCGCGCAGGAAAGGCCTACGGATCAGCCGAGTTCATCGACACGCTTGAGCACGACGGCCTGACCGATGCCTTCGAGAAACGCTCGATGGGCGTCTCAACAGAAGCAGGCAACACCAGCCTCGGCATCACCCGCGCCCAGCAGGACACGGTAGCCGCAGCATCCCACGCCCGCGTCGCCGCATCGCTGGAATTCCTGGCCAAAGAGATTGAGCCGTTCACCGTTACGAGCAGGCGCGGCGATACCCGTGTCTCAGCGGATGATGGGCTCAGGGCATCAACCACGGTTGAATCGCTGAGCACGCTCCGCCCAGCCTTTGGCGCCGATGGCACCATCACTGCCGGTAATTCCTCCCAAATCACAGACGGCGCCGCTGCGATTGTGCTGGTGAGCGCAGCGTATGCGGAACGCAACGGGATCGTCGGGCTCGCGCGCATCCTCGCCCACTCGCTCGTAGCCGGACCAGACGTCTCGCTGCACGCTCAGCCGGCGAACGCGATCTCGGCAGCACTCGCACGCACCCCCTACGGCTCTGGGGACCTCGCGGCCGTTGAGATCAACGAGGCGTTCGCCTCTGTTTCTGTGCACTCAACAGCGCTGCTTGGTATCGATCCGGCCATTGTCAATGCCAACGGAGGCGCGATTGCGCTTGGTCATCCTATCGGCGCTTCCGGTGCCAGAATTGTTGGCCACCTCGCCAGAAGGCTGACCGATCTCGGCCACGGATCGCTTGGCGCCGTAGGGATTTGTGGCGGGGGCGGGCAGGGGTCCGCAATTGTGCTGGAGGCACGGTAA
- a CDS encoding CoA transferase subunit A yields the protein MPVRMSSAAEAIHDCISDGMTIAVGGFGLCGIPSDLIEAVRDSGATNLEIISNNMGVDGKGLGLLLESKQVRRVVASYVGENKLFAKQYLDGTVEVEFAPQGTLAERLRAGGAGIPGFYTKSGVGTPVAEGKEHHDFEGETYLLERGIVADLALVHAYRADLEGNLEYRHSARNFNPLVATAGIHTVAEAEYIVADGYLSPNTVVTPGIFVQQLVQATPRKKDIEQLTVRPAERRTAQLLERNAS from the coding sequence ATGCCAGTTCGTATGTCATCAGCAGCGGAAGCAATTCACGACTGTATCAGCGATGGAATGACCATCGCGGTTGGAGGATTTGGACTCTGCGGCATCCCCTCCGACCTCATCGAAGCCGTCAGAGATTCGGGAGCAACCAACCTCGAAATCATCTCAAATAACATGGGCGTTGACGGAAAAGGGCTCGGGCTACTCCTCGAGAGCAAGCAGGTTCGCCGAGTAGTTGCGTCATACGTTGGCGAGAATAAACTCTTCGCCAAGCAATACCTCGATGGCACCGTCGAGGTTGAATTTGCGCCACAGGGCACCCTCGCGGAGCGACTTCGGGCAGGTGGTGCCGGCATCCCCGGCTTCTACACGAAGTCCGGCGTCGGAACCCCCGTTGCCGAGGGTAAAGAGCACCACGATTTTGAGGGCGAAACCTACCTCCTCGAACGCGGCATCGTCGCTGATCTCGCCCTCGTGCACGCGTACCGCGCCGACCTCGAAGGCAACCTTGAGTATCGCCACAGCGCCCGCAACTTCAATCCGCTCGTCGCTACCGCAGGCATACACACCGTCGCCGAAGCAGAGTACATCGTCGCTGATGGATATCTGTCCCCCAATACCGTCGTCACGCCCGGCATTTTTGTGCAGCAACTCGTACAGGCGACCCCTCGCAAAAAAGATATTGAGCAGCTCACCGTGCGCCCCGCAGAGAGACGCACTGCGCAACTGCTGGAACGGAACGCATCATGA